In Brienomyrus brachyistius isolate T26 unplaced genomic scaffold, BBRACH_0.4 scaffold41, whole genome shotgun sequence, a single genomic region encodes these proteins:
- the LOC125722694 gene encoding kelch-like protein 10: protein MSPAFEVFNKLRLAGQLCDVVLIADGVQFNAHRVILCGCSSYFQALFSSDWSDSGKREYQLPGISPETLRQVIEYAYTYSVVITSDNVENLLAAADYLSVLGIVQRCCDFLHEHLCLDNCVGLVKIGDVYCLKELHQSALKFLLKNFKEVAINSNEFLELTLEELCDIMERDELNVREEDVVFHAILRWIEHDPATREAHISVLLPKVRMARMDPEYFMKIVKKNDLVKANAACRRIISDVMKVIYDLDDESPLSDFENPLIRPRLPSDVLLAVGGWNMGTTNCIDAYDTRADRWVDITQEEQSNLAGHGMVYHNGFVYCIGGFDGQHFINSVRRYDPITREWQQMAPMHWHRCNVSVVVLDGFIYAMGGHIVFRPLNKVERYNPVTNEWTQIEPMNERRSDASATTLNGKIYICGGHSGTESLSTVECFDPLTNEWSLITPMSTPRHSLGVTAYKGKIYAVGGINRSDHLQTMEVYDHTTNRWHAVAPMSTPRSEFGIAVVDDLLFVMGGHDGFRVTNKVECYDAGTGSWYRAQDMSRARKHFSCCVVPAHPRIIKYASPR, encoded by the exons atgtccccggctttcgaagtgttcaacaagcttcggctcgcaggacagctttgtgacgtggtcctcatcgcagacggtgttcagttcaacgcccatagagtgattctgtgtggctgtagctcctacttcca ggctctgttctccagtgactggagtgattcaggaaagcgggagtaccaactcccaggcatttcccctgAAACATTGAGGCAGGTCATCGAGTAcgcctacacgtactctgtggtcatcacatctgacaatgtggagaacctcctggcagctgctgattatctcagtgtcctgggcatcgtgcagcgctgctgtgaCTTCCTGCATGAGCATCTCTGCCTTGACAACTGTGTTGGGCTTGTCAAAATCGGAGATGTCTACTGCCTCAaggagctgcaccagtctgcattgaAATTCCTCCTGaagaacttcaaggaggttgccatcaacTCAAACGAGTTCCTAGAACTCACGCTCGAAGAACTTTGTGACATCATGGAGCGGGATGAActgaatgtcagagaagaggatgtggtgtttcacgccatcctccggtggatcgagcacgatcctgccacccgagaggcccacatttcagttctgttgcccaag GTTcgcatggctcgtatggatccagaatatttcatgaagatcgtcaaaaaaaacgatctagtgaaggccaatgcggcgtgcaggcGAATTATCAGTGATGTCATGAAGGTCATCTATGATCTTGATGATGAAAGTCCACTCTCTGACTTTGAGAACCCGCTGATCCGCCCACGCTTGCCCTCTGACGTTTTGCTGGCTGTCGGTGGATGGAACATGGGCACTACTAACTGCATTGATGCGTATGACACacgggccgaccgctgggtggatatcacgcaggaggagcagagcaaCTTAGCTGGTCATGGCATGGTGTACCATAATGgatttgtgtactgcattggGGGGTTTGATGGCCAACACTTCATTAATTCCGTGCGCAGATATGACCCGATAACACGAGAATGGCAGCAGATGGCCCCCATGCACTGGCATCGCTGTAATGTTAGTGTGGTTGTGCTCGATGGGTTCATCTACGCCATGGGTGGCCATATTGTTTTCAGGCCCCTCAATAAAGTAGAGCGGTACAACCCAGTAACCAACGAATGGACCCAGATCGAGCCCATGAATGAGAGGAGAAgcgatgccagtgccaccaccctgaatggcaag ATATACATCTGTGGGGGCCACAGTGGAACAGAGAGCCTTTCTACAGTGGAGTGCTTTGACCCACTCACTAATGAATGGAGCTTGATCACTCCAATGAGCACTCCCCGTCACAGCCTTGGAGTCACGGCGTATAAAGGGAAgatctatgcg gtgggcggtatcaacaggtctgatcacctgcagaccatggaggtctatgaccataccacaaaccgctggcatgctgtggcccccatgtcTACACCACGCAGTGAatttggcatcgcagtggtggacgaccTCCTGTTTGTGATGGGCGGCCATGATGGGTTTAGGGTAACAAACAAGGTGGAGTGTTAtgatgcggggacaggcagctggtatcgtgcgcaggacatgagcagagccagaaaacacttcagctgctgcgtagtgcctgcgcacccccgcatcaTAAAATACGCTTCACCTCGTTAG